The genomic DNA GCTGAACGCGGACGACGTCGATTTCACCGATGCGTATTTCCGCGCTGCCGATTTACGCGGCATCGATTTCCGCAAATCGTCATTGGAAGGCGCGAGCCTGGCCCATGCGCAAATATCCGGCGCCTACTTCCCGCCTGAGTTGTCTGCCGACGAGATCCTGATGTCGATGAATTTCGGCACCCGGCTGCGCTACCGTACCCGCTGACACTGTCTGAACCGGGCCGGCCAACGCGCAGACCTGACACGACCGAACGGATCTCCAGTGCCCCCGCTTGCGCTGGAGAATGCAGCCCCTTCCCACTTCATCGTGCGTAATGCATTAGAAGCTTTTGCGTCGAATCCCACCAAAGAATCACGCTTTTCCTACTGACCGCTACACTGCTCAGAAGCTTGCCCACCGCACCAGTCGGCCGTCGCAAGGAGGCTCGATGAATGATGAACTGCAACACCTGAAGAATCTGGGCAAGACATCGGCCCAGTGGCTGCACGCCGTGGGTATCCACAGCGCTTCCGATCTACGCCGGCTCGGGGCGGTGGACGCCTATCGCGCCGTGCGCACACGCGGCTTCCGGGCGTCCAAGGTGTTGCTGTACGCCATCGAGGGCGCATTGATGGATGTGCATTGGAATGACATCCCCGCCGAACGCAAGGAAGCCCTGAACAAACAGCTGGACGCCCTTTCGACGCGTCACAAAGCCTGATGCCCTTTTCGTTTCCAGAGCGAACCCTGGCCGCGAGGTTATTTCGACAAATCGCAAAAACAATGTTTGACATGGT from Pseudomonas beijingensis includes the following:
- a CDS encoding pentapeptide repeat-containing protein, which gives rise to MSHPKILNSPLYALLRKDDISGFNKERPQGTVDMRGGDFRGLDLRELNADDVDFTDAYFRAADLRGIDFRKSSLEGASLAHAQISGAYFPPELSADEILMSMNFGTRLRYRTR
- a CDS encoding TfoX/Sxy family protein; the encoded protein is MNDELQHLKNLGKTSAQWLHAVGIHSASDLRRLGAVDAYRAVRTRGFRASKVLLYAIEGALMDVHWNDIPAERKEALNKQLDALSTRHKA